In a genomic window of Streptomyces katrae:
- a CDS encoding response regulator transcription factor: MTATTTSHASTSTANPTALTRPDGGPCRVLVVDDEASLSELLSMALRYEGCEVRSAGDGAGAVRAAREFRPDVVVLDVMLPDMDGLSVLGLLRREIPQVPVLFLTAKDSVEDRIAGLTAGGDDYVTKPFSLEEVVARLRGLVRRSGAAQAARGGSVLSVGDLSLDEDSHEVVRGGQEVHLTATEFELLRYLMRNPRRVLSKAQILDRVWSYDFGGQANVVELYISYLRRKLEGGTGLPPMIHTRRGAGYLIKPAE; the protein is encoded by the coding sequence ATGACAGCGACGACCACCTCCCATGCGTCCACGTCCACGGCCAACCCGACGGCGCTGACGCGCCCGGACGGCGGCCCCTGCCGGGTCCTCGTCGTCGACGACGAGGCCTCGCTCTCCGAGCTGCTGTCCATGGCCCTGCGCTACGAGGGCTGCGAGGTCCGCAGCGCCGGTGACGGAGCGGGCGCCGTGCGCGCGGCGCGGGAGTTCCGGCCCGACGTGGTGGTCCTCGACGTCATGCTCCCCGACATGGACGGGCTGTCCGTGCTCGGCCTGCTCCGCCGGGAGATCCCGCAGGTCCCGGTGCTGTTCCTGACCGCCAAGGACTCCGTCGAGGACCGCATCGCGGGCCTGACGGCCGGCGGCGACGACTACGTCACCAAGCCGTTCAGCCTGGAGGAGGTCGTGGCCCGGCTGCGCGGCCTGGTCCGCCGCTCCGGCGCGGCGCAGGCCGCCCGCGGCGGCTCGGTCCTCTCGGTCGGCGACCTGAGCCTCGACGAGGACAGCCACGAGGTGGTCCGCGGCGGCCAGGAGGTGCACCTGACCGCCACCGAGTTCGAGCTGCTGCGTTACCTGATGCGCAACCCGCGCCGGGTGCTGAGCAAGGCGCAGATCCTGGACCGGGTGTGGTCCTACGACTTCGGCGGCCAGGCCAACGTGGTGGAGCTCTACATCTCCTACCTGCGGCGCAAGCTGGAGGGCGGCACCGGACTGCCCCCGATGATCCACACCCGGCGCGGCGCCGGCTACCTGATCAAGCCGGCCGAGTAG
- a CDS encoding sensor histidine kinase, with protein sequence MARRPSRPRPGRPGRSAASGRRGPRRRRPWSLRTRLVVSAVALIAVVGAAIGTVTTLAMRSRLMGELDKQLTNSVEMAVRGPGAGKAAREGSLGFVFAPGSPMGAAGVRLDVNRKVIGGARIAPVEGPGLDHREVLTQAQTEVLEQVARTAGPAGSGRVDVDLPGLGAYRAMAAPDGELVLAFPLKGVDSTVNTLIAVEVCVTLAGLIAASLAGQALVAVALRPLRRVAATATRVSELPLHSGEPALHERVPEAEADPRTEVGQVGAALNRMLGHVSSALTARQQSETQVRQFVADASHELRTPLASIRGYAELTRRGREEPGPDTRHALARIESEATRMTGLVEDLLLLARLDAGRPLSREDTDLAPLVVDAVSDARAAGPGHHWRLALPDEPAPVLADPARIQQVLVNLLANARTHTPPGTTVTARVSRETSAVRLRIEDDGPGIPADLMPHIFERFARGDASRSRAAGSTGLGLAIVQAVVTAHDGRVGVESEPGRTCFEVLLPLTEDPRPMTPADSQRDHRVSTPR encoded by the coding sequence GTGGCCCGCCGCCCTTCCCGGCCGCGGCCCGGGCGGCCCGGGCGGTCCGCAGCGTCCGGACGGCGCGGGCCGCGCCGCCGCCGGCCGTGGTCGCTGCGGACCCGGCTGGTGGTGTCGGCGGTGGCGCTGATCGCCGTGGTGGGCGCGGCCATCGGGACCGTCACCACCCTCGCCATGCGCTCCCGGCTGATGGGAGAGCTGGACAAGCAGCTGACCAACTCCGTGGAGATGGCCGTCCGGGGGCCGGGCGCCGGCAAGGCGGCCCGCGAGGGCAGCCTCGGCTTCGTCTTCGCCCCCGGCTCTCCCATGGGCGCCGCCGGGGTCCGTCTGGACGTGAACCGGAAGGTGATCGGCGGGGCCCGGATCGCTCCTGTGGAGGGCCCGGGACTCGATCACCGGGAGGTCCTGACCCAGGCGCAGACGGAGGTGCTGGAGCAGGTCGCACGGACGGCCGGCCCGGCCGGGTCCGGCAGGGTGGACGTGGACCTGCCGGGGCTCGGCGCCTACCGGGCGATGGCCGCGCCCGACGGAGAGCTGGTCCTGGCCTTCCCCCTCAAGGGCGTGGACTCCACCGTGAACACCCTGATCGCCGTGGAGGTCTGCGTCACCCTGGCCGGCCTGATCGCCGCCTCCCTGGCCGGACAGGCGCTGGTCGCGGTCGCCCTGCGCCCGCTGCGCCGGGTCGCCGCCACCGCCACCCGCGTCTCCGAGCTGCCCCTGCACAGCGGCGAACCGGCCCTGCACGAACGGGTCCCCGAGGCTGAGGCGGATCCCCGTACGGAGGTCGGACAGGTCGGTGCGGCCCTCAACCGGATGCTGGGGCACGTCTCCTCGGCACTGACGGCCCGCCAGCAGAGCGAGACACAGGTCCGTCAGTTCGTGGCCGACGCCTCCCACGAGCTGCGCACCCCCCTCGCCTCCATCCGCGGCTACGCCGAACTGACCCGCAGGGGGCGCGAGGAGCCCGGCCCCGACACCCGCCACGCCCTGGCCCGGATCGAGTCCGAAGCCACCCGGATGACCGGGCTGGTCGAGGACCTGCTGCTGCTGGCCCGGCTGGACGCGGGCCGCCCGCTCTCCCGCGAGGACACCGATCTGGCCCCCCTCGTCGTGGACGCCGTCAGTGACGCCCGGGCCGCCGGCCCCGGCCACCACTGGCGTCTGGCCCTGCCCGACGAACCCGCGCCCGTCCTGGCCGACCCGGCCCGGATCCAGCAGGTCCTGGTGAACCTCCTCGCCAACGCCCGCACCCACACTCCGCCGGGTACCACCGTCACGGCCCGTGTTTCACGTGAAACATCCGCCGTCCGGCTGCGGATCGAGGACGACGGTCCCGGGATCCCCGCCGACCTGATGCCGCACATCTTCGAGCGCTTCGCCCGCGGCGACGCCTCCCGCTCCCGCGCGGCGGGCTCCACCGGCCTGGGCCTGGCCATCGTCCAGGCCGTGGTCACAGCTCACGACGGGCGGGTCGGCGTGGAGAGCGAGCCGGGCCGGACCTGCTTCGAGGTGCTGCTCCCCCTCACCGAGGACCCCCGTCCCATGACACCGGCGGACTCACAGAGGGACCACAGGGTCAGCACACCGAGGTGA
- a CDS encoding bifunctional glycosyltransferase family 2/GtrA family protein, translated as MSTDTSSDALPARAPLAPAPGEPVLDVVIPVYNEEKDLGPCVRRLHAHLTRTFPYPFRITIADNASTDRTPAFAAELAAAVPSVRSVRLEEKGRGRALRTVWSRSEAPVLAYMDVDLSTDLNALLPLVAPLISGHSELAIGTRLARSSRVVRGAKREFVSRAYNLLLRSSLAARFSDAQCGFKAIRREVAERLLPLVVDSGWFFDTELLVLAERAGLRIHEVPVDWVDDPDSTVHIVRTATEDLKGVWRVGRALALGELPLDRLARPFGDDPRDRTALPGVPRALARQLLGFCAVGLLSTLCYLALYSLFRLAAGPQAANAAALLVSAVANTAANRRLTFGVRGRDRALRHQAQGLVVFAIGLALTSGSLAALGAGTDDAAHGTELAVLVTANLAATVLRFLLFRAWVFPERRTTPVSVKDDHR; from the coding sequence ATGTCAACCGACACCTCTTCCGACGCCCTCCCGGCCCGGGCGCCCCTGGCGCCCGCGCCCGGCGAGCCCGTACTCGACGTGGTGATCCCGGTCTACAACGAGGAAAAGGACCTCGGCCCCTGCGTGCGAAGGCTGCACGCCCACCTCACCCGGACCTTCCCGTACCCCTTCCGCATCACCATCGCCGACAACGCCAGCACCGACCGCACCCCCGCCTTCGCGGCCGAGCTCGCCGCCGCCGTCCCCAGCGTACGCAGCGTCCGGCTGGAGGAGAAGGGCCGCGGCCGTGCCCTGCGCACCGTGTGGAGCCGCTCGGAGGCGCCCGTCCTCGCGTACATGGACGTGGACCTCTCCACCGATCTGAACGCCCTGCTTCCCCTGGTGGCCCCGCTGATCTCCGGCCATTCCGAGCTGGCCATCGGCACCCGGCTCGCCCGTTCCTCAAGGGTCGTGCGGGGAGCGAAACGGGAGTTCGTCTCCCGCGCCTACAACCTCCTGCTGCGCTCCTCCCTCGCCGCCCGGTTCAGCGACGCCCAGTGCGGCTTCAAGGCCATCCGCCGGGAGGTCGCCGAACGGCTGCTGCCGCTGGTCGTGGACTCCGGCTGGTTCTTCGACACCGAGCTGCTGGTCCTGGCCGAACGGGCTGGGCTGCGCATCCATGAGGTGCCGGTGGACTGGGTGGACGATCCCGACTCCACGGTCCACATCGTCAGGACCGCCACCGAGGACCTGAAGGGCGTCTGGCGCGTGGGCCGGGCGCTGGCCCTCGGGGAGCTCCCCCTGGACCGGCTCGCCCGCCCCTTCGGTGACGACCCGCGCGACCGCACCGCCCTGCCCGGGGTGCCGCGCGCACTGGCCCGCCAACTGCTCGGCTTCTGCGCGGTCGGACTGCTGTCCACCCTCTGCTACCTGGCCCTGTACTCCCTCTTCCGGCTCGCCGCCGGACCCCAGGCCGCCAACGCCGCCGCCCTGCTGGTCTCCGCCGTGGCCAACACCGCCGCCAACCGCCGGCTCACCTTCGGGGTCCGGGGCCGCGACCGCGCGCTGCGCCACCAGGCCCAGGGCCTGGTCGTGTTCGCCATCGGCCTGGCCCTGACCAGCGGCTCCCTGGCCGCCCTCGGCGCGGGCACCGACGATGCCGCCCACGGCACCGAACTGGCCGTGCTGGTCACCGCCAACCTCGCCGCCACCGTGCTGCGCTTCCTGCTCTTCCGCGCCTGGGTCTTCCCCGAGCGCCGCACCACTCCCGTTTCCGTGAAGGACGACCACCGATGA
- a CDS encoding TetR/AcrR family transcriptional regulator: protein MVTEADPGEARTSVWLAVRPAAPVRRRTDAPSGLDRDRITAATVRLLDAQGLGRFSMRRLAAELGVTAMSLYWYVDTKHDLLELALDRALGQQRLPAGPSREEPWASRLRELACGYRRLLAEHPWVAPLSAVYPNIGPHARAFDAALHRLLEAAGLADACRTGAHLAVSQFLNGCALHGCGGTVRRAPEADFALALDVLIAGIEAKAAVRGARA, encoded by the coding sequence ATGGTGACCGAGGCTGATCCGGGCGAGGCCAGGACCAGTGTGTGGCTGGCCGTGCGGCCCGCCGCCCCCGTCAGACGCCGTACCGACGCCCCCTCGGGGCTGGACCGGGACCGGATCACCGCCGCCACCGTGCGGCTGCTGGACGCACAAGGGCTCGGCCGCTTCTCCATGCGGAGGCTGGCGGCCGAGCTGGGCGTCACCGCGATGTCCCTGTACTGGTACGTGGACACCAAGCACGATCTGCTCGAACTGGCCCTGGACCGGGCCCTGGGCCAGCAGCGCCTCCCGGCCGGCCCGTCCCGGGAGGAGCCCTGGGCGAGCCGGCTGAGGGAACTGGCCTGCGGCTACCGCAGGCTGCTGGCGGAGCACCCGTGGGTGGCTCCGCTCAGCGCGGTCTATCCCAACATCGGCCCGCACGCGCGGGCCTTCGACGCCGCCCTGCACCGGCTGCTGGAGGCCGCCGGCCTGGCGGACGCCTGCCGGACCGGTGCCCACCTCGCCGTGTCGCAGTTCCTGAACGGCTGCGCCCTGCACGGCTGCGGGGGCACGGTCCGGCGGGCGCCCGAGGCGGACTTCGCCCTGGCCCTCGACGTCCTCATCGCGGGCATCGAGGCCAAGGCGGCCGTCCGCGGGGCCCGGGCCTGA
- a CDS encoding MDR family MFS transporter: MATTTPSGVRGGGQSETTSDGAPMTHSQIMKALSGLMLGMFVAILSSTIVSNALPQIISDLGGTQSSYTWVVTAALLSMTAATPLWGKLSDLFSKKLLVQISLVVYVLGSVVAGLSQNTGMLIACRVVQGIGVGGLSALAQIVMAAMISPRERGRYSGYLGAVFAVATVGGPLLGGVITDTSWLGWRWCFYVGVPFAVIALIVLQRTLHLPVVRRDVKVDWLGAFLISGAVSLLLIWVTQAGDSYDWISWTTLAMTGGALVLGLLFLLVESRASDPIIPLRLFRNKTISLASAASLFVGIAMFSGTVFFSQYFQLARGESPTMSGILTIPMIGGLFVSSTVSGQIITKTGKWKAFLVSGGVLLTAGLGLLGTLRYDTPYWRIALFMALTGLGLGMMMQNLVLATQNQVAPQDLGAASSVVTFFRSLGGAMGVSALGAVMANRVTHYVKDGLAALGPKAAALAHGGAGGGGIPDLDKLPAPLRQVMESAYGHGVGDVFLYAAPSALLGLVLVVFIKEVALKSKPAAHAPGTEDTPGVPAQASGKAPSQA; encoded by the coding sequence ATGGCTACGACCACACCCTCCGGTGTGCGGGGAGGCGGCCAGTCGGAGACCACGTCCGACGGCGCGCCCATGACCCACTCCCAGATCATGAAGGCGCTGTCCGGGCTCATGCTCGGCATGTTCGTGGCGATCCTGTCCTCCACGATCGTCTCCAACGCCCTGCCCCAGATCATCAGCGACCTCGGCGGCACCCAGTCCTCCTACACCTGGGTCGTCACCGCCGCCCTGCTGTCGATGACGGCCGCCACCCCGCTGTGGGGCAAGCTGTCCGACCTCTTCAGCAAGAAGCTGCTCGTCCAGATATCCCTGGTGGTCTACGTCCTCGGCTCCGTGGTCGCGGGCCTGTCCCAGAACACCGGCATGCTCATCGCCTGCCGCGTCGTCCAGGGCATCGGCGTCGGCGGCCTCTCCGCCCTCGCCCAGATCGTGATGGCCGCGATGATCTCCCCGCGCGAGCGCGGGCGCTACAGCGGCTACCTCGGCGCGGTCTTCGCCGTCGCCACCGTCGGCGGCCCGCTGCTCGGCGGCGTCATCACCGACACCTCGTGGCTCGGCTGGCGCTGGTGCTTCTACGTCGGCGTGCCCTTCGCGGTGATCGCCCTGATCGTGCTCCAGCGCACCCTGCACCTCCCGGTCGTCCGCCGGGACGTGAAGGTCGACTGGCTGGGCGCCTTCCTGATCAGCGGCGCCGTCTCGCTGCTGCTCATCTGGGTCACCCAGGCCGGCGACTCGTACGACTGGATCTCCTGGACCACCCTGGCGATGACCGGCGGAGCCCTCGTGCTCGGCCTGCTGTTCCTCCTCGTGGAGTCCCGCGCGAGCGACCCGATCATCCCGCTGCGCCTCTTCCGCAACAAGACCATCAGCCTGGCCTCCGCCGCCTCGCTCTTCGTCGGCATCGCGATGTTCTCCGGCACGGTCTTCTTCAGCCAGTACTTCCAGCTGGCCCGCGGCGAGTCCCCCACCATGTCGGGCATCCTGACCATCCCGATGATCGGCGGCCTCTTCGTCTCCTCCACGGTCTCCGGCCAGATCATCACCAAGACCGGCAAGTGGAAGGCCTTCCTGGTCTCCGGCGGTGTGCTGCTGACCGCCGGACTCGGACTGCTGGGCACCCTGCGCTACGACACCCCGTACTGGCGCATCGCCCTGTTCATGGCGCTGACCGGCCTCGGCCTCGGCATGATGATGCAGAACCTGGTCCTCGCCACCCAGAACCAGGTCGCCCCCCAGGACCTCGGCGCGGCCAGCTCCGTCGTCACCTTCTTCCGCTCCCTCGGCGGCGCCATGGGCGTCTCGGCCCTGGGCGCGGTCATGGCCAACCGGGTCACCCACTACGTCAAGGACGGGCTGGCCGCACTCGGCCCGAAGGCGGCGGCCCTGGCACACGGCGGCGCCGGCGGGGGCGGGATCCCCGACCTCGACAAGCTGCCCGCGCCGCTGCGGCAGGTCATGGAGTCCGCGTACGGGCACGGCGTCGGCGACGTCTTCCTCTACGCCGCACCGAGCGCGCTGCTCGGGCTGGTGCTGGTGGTCTTCATCAAGGAGGTCGCGCTGAAGTCGAAGCCGGCCGCCCACGCCCCGGGCACCGAAGACACCCCCGGCGTCCCGGCCCAGGCCTCCGGCAAGGCCCCGTCCCAGGCCTGA
- a CDS encoding MarR family winged helix-turn-helix transcriptional regulator — translation MATHTAQNTRYEELARQLTGIGAVKRDLARILPPHCPPGAAAVLTVLDRHGEMRLSRLTEYMAVDISVSSRHVAHVAQRGWIDRETDPGDGRCRILRLTDEGRAVLTELGARYTDALEKALADWSAEDIDALNTLLARLRSSF, via the coding sequence GTGGCCACGCACACGGCACAGAACACCCGGTACGAGGAGCTGGCCCGCCAGCTCACCGGCATCGGGGCGGTCAAACGCGACCTGGCCCGGATCCTGCCCCCGCACTGCCCGCCCGGCGCCGCCGCCGTCCTCACCGTGCTCGACCGGCACGGCGAGATGCGGCTCAGCCGGCTCACCGAATACATGGCCGTCGACATCTCCGTCAGCAGCCGGCACGTCGCCCACGTGGCACAGCGCGGCTGGATCGACCGGGAGACCGACCCCGGCGACGGCCGCTGCCGGATCCTGCGCCTGACCGACGAGGGGCGTGCCGTACTCACCGAGCTCGGCGCCCGCTACACGGACGCGCTGGAGAAGGCCCTGGCCGACTGGTCGGCCGAGGACATCGACGCACTCAACACCCTGCTGGCCCGACTCCGATCGAGCTTCTAG
- a CDS encoding RNA polymerase sigma factor SigF, whose amino-acid sequence MSVDQGSSKVLTLVERELPAVADRSEAIDTRTLSRSLFQRLATLDPDSPERAYVRDTLIELNLPLVRYAAARFRSRNEPMEDIVQVGTIGLIKAIDRFDCERGVEFPTFAMPTVVGEIKRFFRDTSWSVRVPRRLQELRLALTKASDELAQRLDRSPTVPELAAVLGVTEEEVVDGLAVGNAYTASSLDSPSPEDEGGEGSLADRLGYEDSALEGVEYRESLKPLLAKLPPRERQIIMLRFFANMTQSQIGEEVGISQMHVSRLLTRTLAQLRTGLIGE is encoded by the coding sequence ATGTCCGTAGACCAGGGCAGCTCCAAGGTACTCACGCTCGTCGAGCGTGAGCTGCCGGCAGTGGCCGACCGCTCGGAAGCCATCGACACCCGCACCCTCTCCCGCTCCCTCTTCCAGCGACTCGCCACCCTGGACCCGGACAGCCCCGAACGGGCGTACGTACGCGACACCCTGATCGAGCTGAACCTGCCGCTGGTGCGCTACGCGGCAGCCCGGTTCCGCAGCCGCAACGAGCCGATGGAAGACATCGTCCAGGTCGGCACCATCGGCCTGATCAAGGCGATCGACCGGTTCGACTGCGAACGCGGAGTGGAGTTCCCGACGTTCGCGATGCCGACCGTCGTGGGCGAGATCAAACGATTCTTTAGGGACACTTCCTGGTCCGTCCGCGTCCCGCGCCGGCTCCAGGAACTGCGCCTCGCGCTGACCAAGGCCAGCGACGAACTCGCCCAGCGCCTCGACCGGTCCCCGACCGTGCCGGAGCTGGCGGCCGTCCTCGGCGTCACCGAGGAGGAGGTCGTCGACGGGCTCGCCGTCGGCAACGCCTACACCGCCTCCTCGCTCGACTCCCCCTCCCCGGAGGACGAGGGCGGCGAGGGCTCCCTCGCCGACCGGCTCGGGTACGAGGACAGCGCGCTGGAGGGCGTCGAGTACCGCGAATCGCTCAAGCCGCTGCTGGCCAAACTCCCGCCCAGGGAGCGGCAGATCATCATGCTGCGGTTCTTCGCGAACATGACCCAGTCGCAGATCGGCGAGGAGGTCGGCATCTCCCAGATGCACGTCTCCCGGCTGCTGACGCGGACGCTGGCGCAGCTGCGCACGGGCCTGATCGGCGAGTAG
- a CDS encoding RNA polymerase sigma factor SigF: MTVPASTAPQVPPQQELRQEQPHELPAEAQEAAAAAPRPQSRGADTRALTQVLFGQLKGLVPGTSEHNRVRGALIEANLPLVRYAAARFRSRNEPMEDVVQVGTIGLINAIDRFDPERGVQFPTFAMPTVVGEIKRYFRDNVRTVHVPRRLHELWVQVNAATEDLTTLHGRTPTTPEIAERLRISEDEVLSCIEAGRSYHATSLEAAQEGDGMPGLLDRLGYEDPELAGVEHRDLVRHLLVQLPEREQRILLLRYYNNLTQSQISAELGVSQMHVSRLLARSFARLRSANRIEA, translated from the coding sequence GTGACCGTGCCGGCCAGTACTGCGCCTCAGGTGCCTCCCCAGCAAGAGCTCCGCCAGGAACAGCCGCACGAGCTTCCCGCCGAGGCCCAGGAGGCCGCCGCTGCCGCGCCGCGACCGCAGAGCCGGGGTGCGGACACCCGGGCCCTGACACAGGTGCTTTTCGGCCAGCTGAAGGGCCTGGTGCCGGGCACCAGCGAGCACAACCGGGTGCGCGGGGCCCTGATCGAGGCCAACCTCCCGCTCGTGCGCTACGCGGCCGCCCGCTTCCGCAGCCGCAACGAGCCGATGGAGGACGTCGTACAGGTCGGCACCATCGGCCTGATCAACGCGATCGACCGCTTCGACCCCGAGCGCGGCGTCCAGTTCCCCACCTTCGCCATGCCGACCGTGGTGGGCGAGATCAAACGATACTTCCGCGACAACGTCCGCACCGTGCACGTCCCGCGCCGCCTCCACGAGCTGTGGGTGCAGGTCAACGCCGCCACCGAAGACCTCACCACCCTCCACGGCCGCACCCCCACCACCCCCGAGATCGCCGAGCGGCTGCGGATCAGCGAGGACGAGGTGCTCTCCTGCATCGAGGCCGGCCGCAGCTACCACGCGACCTCCCTCGAAGCCGCCCAGGAGGGCGACGGGATGCCCGGGCTGCTCGACCGGCTCGGCTACGAGGACCCCGAGCTGGCCGGTGTCGAACACCGCGACCTCGTCCGCCACCTGCTCGTACAACTGCCCGAGCGGGAGCAGCGGATCCTCCTGCTGCGCTACTACAACAACCTGACGCAGTCGCAGATCAGCGCCGAGCTTGGGGTCTCCCAGATGCACGTCTCACGGCTGCTCGCACGCAGCTTCGCCCGTCTGAGATCCGCAAACAGGATCGAGGCTTAA
- the tadA gene encoding tRNA adenosine(34) deaminase TadA, with protein sequence MRLALREAALAVPAGDVPVGAVVLGPDGDLLSTGHNEREAVADPTAHAEVLALRRAAARLGEWRLTGCTLVVTLEPCVMCAGALVQSRVARVVYGAGDEKAGAAGSLWDLVRDRRLNHRPEVIRGVLEAECARQLTEFFRER encoded by the coding sequence ATGCGCCTGGCCCTGCGGGAGGCGGCCCTGGCGGTGCCGGCCGGTGACGTACCGGTCGGTGCCGTCGTCCTCGGGCCGGACGGGGACCTCCTCTCCACTGGGCACAACGAACGGGAGGCCGTCGCGGATCCCACGGCGCACGCCGAGGTGCTGGCGCTGCGCCGGGCGGCCGCCCGGCTCGGGGAGTGGCGGCTGACGGGGTGCACCCTGGTGGTCACCCTGGAGCCGTGCGTGATGTGCGCGGGCGCGCTCGTCCAGTCCCGGGTGGCCCGTGTCGTCTACGGGGCGGGGGACGAGAAGGCGGGCGCGGCGGGGTCGCTGTGGGACCTCGTACGGGACCGCAGGCTCAACCACCGGCCGGAGGTGATCCGCGGGGTACTGGAAGCGGAGTGCGCGCGGCAGCTGACGGAGTTCTTCCGGGAACGGTGA
- a CDS encoding universal stress protein, whose product MSNGQGSQGGGGPVIAAVDGSDHSLRALEWARLAALRHGTGLMVAHVLPEVSQLYAGRRSALHDPNEPEEYADPVGDRVRALLESGPELPADVRYEALEGSVPEALRAVSAEQEPLMLVMGSRGRGGFAALLLGSSSRAVATTASCPVVVVPHEGRAARDAEGASAGRVVLGLHAAETPEDVLAFAFAEAAARGTTVQVVSAYALPPGPMMVIDSPFAVIPPEALADGADGVPAEREMLRAQTERLAPLRARYPDVPVEQAAVPGDAAGRLVEASRSAALVVVGRHHPRRRSLLIGSVAHAVLQHAHGPVAVVPALHDDGAA is encoded by the coding sequence ATGAGCAACGGCCAGGGGAGCCAGGGCGGCGGCGGTCCGGTGATCGCCGCCGTCGACGGGTCCGACCACAGCCTGCGCGCCCTGGAATGGGCCCGCCTGGCCGCCCTGCGTCACGGCACCGGCCTGATGGTCGCCCACGTCCTGCCCGAGGTCTCCCAGCTGTACGCGGGCCGCCGCTCGGCCCTGCACGACCCGAACGAGCCCGAGGAGTACGCCGACCCCGTCGGCGACCGCGTCCGCGCCCTGCTGGAGTCCGGCCCGGAGCTCCCTGCGGACGTCCGCTACGAGGCCCTGGAGGGCTCCGTGCCGGAGGCGCTGCGGGCCGTCAGCGCGGAGCAGGAGCCGCTGATGCTGGTCATGGGCTCCCGGGGGCGCGGCGGCTTCGCGGCGCTGCTGCTCGGCTCCAGCAGCCGGGCCGTGGCCACCACCGCGTCCTGCCCGGTGGTCGTGGTCCCGCACGAGGGGCGCGCGGCGCGGGACGCCGAGGGGGCTTCGGCCGGGCGGGTGGTATTGGGGCTGCACGCCGCCGAGACCCCCGAGGACGTACTGGCCTTCGCGTTCGCGGAAGCCGCCGCCCGGGGGACCACCGTCCAGGTGGTCTCGGCGTACGCCCTGCCGCCCGGTCCGATGATGGTGATCGACAGCCCGTTCGCGGTGATCCCGCCCGAGGCCCTCGCCGACGGCGCCGACGGGGTGCCGGCCGAACGGGAGATGCTGCGGGCCCAGACGGAGCGGCTGGCCCCGCTGCGGGCCCGCTACCCGGACGTGCCGGTGGAGCAGGCCGCCGTGCCCGGGGACGCGGCGGGGCGGCTGGTGGAGGCGTCCCGGTCGGCCGCGCTGGTCGTGGTGGGCCGCCACCATCCGCGGCGGCGGTCCCTGCTGATCGGGTCGGTGGCGCACGCCGTCCTCCAGCACGCGCACGGCCCGGTGGCCGTCGTCCCGGCGCTGCACGACGACGGGGCGGCCTGA
- the upp gene encoding uracil phosphoribosyltransferase, translating to MRLQVVDHPLVAHKLTALRDKRTDSPTFRRLADELVTLLAYEATRDVRTEQSDIETPVGPTTGVKLARPRPLVVPILRAGLGMLDGMVRLLPTAEVGFLGMVRNEETLEASTYATRMPEDLSGRQVYVVDPMLATGGTLVAAIQELIKRGADDVTAVVLLAAPEGVEVMERELAGTPVTVVTAAVDERLNEHGYIVPGLGDAGDRMYGSAE from the coding sequence GTGCGTTTGCAGGTCGTCGATCACCCCTTGGTGGCGCACAAACTGACCGCACTGCGCGACAAGCGCACCGACTCCCCCACGTTCCGGCGGCTCGCCGACGAGCTGGTGACGCTCCTCGCCTACGAGGCCACCCGCGACGTGCGCACCGAGCAGTCGGACATCGAGACCCCGGTCGGCCCGACCACCGGCGTCAAGCTGGCGCGTCCGCGCCCGCTGGTCGTGCCGATCCTGCGCGCCGGCCTCGGCATGCTGGACGGCATGGTCCGGCTGCTGCCGACCGCCGAGGTGGGCTTCCTGGGCATGGTCCGCAACGAGGAGACCCTGGAGGCCTCCACGTACGCGACGCGCATGCCCGAGGACCTGTCCGGGCGCCAGGTCTACGTCGTCGACCCGATGCTGGCCACGGGCGGCACGCTGGTCGCCGCGATCCAGGAGCTCATCAAGCGCGGCGCCGACGACGTGACCGCCGTGGTGCTGCTGGCCGCGCCCGAGGGCGTCGAGGTCATGGAGCGGGAGCTCGCGGGCACGCCGGTGACGGTCGTGACGGCCGCCGTGGACGAGCGGCTCAACGAGCACGGCTACATCGTGCCGGGCCTGGGCGACGCGGGCGACCGCATGTACGGCTCCGCCGAGTAG